The genome window CGGCAGCTTGCAATCACGCTTGAATTACAGCGAAGCAAAACGCTGAGGGCAGAAGACTTAGCTTCTCAATTTGAGACAAGTGTCCGTACGATATATAGGGACATTCAAGCACTAAGTGAGGCTGGGGTTCCGATTTTAGGCGCTCCTGGTCTGGGTTATTCCTTAATGGAAGGATATTTTCTGCCCCCGGTTAGTTTTACAGCAGAAGAGGCAGTATCTCTGCTCATGGGAGCTGATTTTATTGAACAAAGGTTGGATACTGATTACGGTATTTATGCTAAGACTGCTAAAAGAAAAATCGAGGCTACTTTATCGGAATCAGTCCGCAACCAATCAACACTTGTTCGGGAAACCATGCGACTGCTTCATGTAGGTGAACCATCAACTGAAGATAGGGTAAGAACTTATCTTAATCAAGTTCGTGACGCAATATTGAAACAATGCAAAATCAGTTTTGTGTATATCAAAAATATGCCAGGAACGGATGGGAAGCGGAAAAATAAGCGTAAGGTTTCTCCATATGGATTAACACTAGTCCATGGAAATTGGATATTAATCGCACACTGTGATTTGAGACAAGATATACGTCATTTTCGCTTGTCACGGATGACTGAACTTTCTGTGTTGGAGGAACGATTTCTTTTGCCAAATAATTTTGACCTAAGCAGCTATCGGCCACCTGACAATCGAGATGAAAAAATCTTAATTAGGGCAACCCCAGAAATCGCCGACAAGATTATAGAGGCAGTTAATTTTTATATTGATACCTTTGAGGAGCGGGAGAAGGAGGTTATCTTTCAATTTCGTGTTCGATATCCGGAGGAAATATTGCATTTTTTACTTGGCTTTGGCGAAGATATCGAGGTGATTGAACCGAAATCTTTGCGTCACAAGATTCGAGAAGTAGCGAGAAAAATTTTAGAACACTACTGACATACAGCTGTCAGTAGTGTTTTTTTATACTATGAATATATCAAAATGATGAGGAGTTGCTAGAAGGATGAGTAGTACAAAGGAAGTTTTGAAGTCATTTGAATTTACAGTCGAAAAATATTTGGAAGAACTAAAAAAACTCAATATGGAGAAATTAAATAGAAAGTTGAACGAGGAAGATTGGTCCATTGGACAGATGTATGTACATTTAATTCAATCAGCTTTTATTCATCTGCATAATGCCGAGCAATGTTTAGATGGCAGCGAATCGACATTGAATCCAGCGATGGAAAAAACGGAGCAGGGGAAGGCAGTGTTTAAAATAGAACAATTTCCTGCCGTTCGTATTAAGGTCCCTGCTTCGCCGAATTATACTCCGCAACCACCCGAGAGCATGGAGTACCTGGTAGATGGGCTTCATAGGGTTGTAGAACGGATGAGGAATATGGAGTCAATTTTACATCAATCGGTCGTAAGTAATAAGATGCTTCATCCGGCATTTGGTGCATTAAACGCACAGGAGTGGTTTTTGTTGATTGTAATGCATTACAGACATCATTTCTTACAACTAGATCGGCTGAAAACGAGTTTAGCAGTTGAGGAATAGGGGATTGGGGCATGGCGGATAAATGAAAAAGCTTAAGTGATGGGAACTAACAAAGCGTTATGAAACATTGTAGCATTACATTATCTTCATTATTATTAATAATTTTAGGGTATGTTTCTTCTGAACTATTCTCCAACGCAATTTGTTAAAAGGTGTGGTTGCTAGCAGATGCAAGGACTGATAGTGTAAATCTTTTCCTTTATATTTTCGATTATAAAAAAAGAATTGTAAATATTTTTATAATAAATTATTCTTTATTACATCAATATTGATTAATAATTTATCGAAAGGAATGTATTGATATATTTGACGTCAATGTGTCAATACGAAAAGATAATTATGAATAATAATCCGATTTATAATCTTGAGGATTTAATAAAAAAAGAATATTCAAATATAGCATGCATTATTGTTAAAAAAGACGGAAGTTTGGTTTATGAAAAATATTTTGATGGATATACCAAAGAGGATGTATTGCATATAGCATCTGTAACAAAGAGTATAATATCAATTCTTATTGGTATCGCAATTGATAAAGGATATATTAAAAATATAGATCAAAAAGTATTAGAATTTTTTCCGGATTATACAATTAGGCGGGGCGAAAAGACAATACAAAATATAACAATACAAAATATGTTGACAATGACTGCTCCATATAAATATAAGTCAGAGCCTTATACAAAAATTTACAAAAGTGATGACTGGGTAAAAGCTGCATTGGATTTGCTAGGGGGAAAAGGCAGTATTGGAGAGTATAAATATTCTACCGTTGGCACACATATTTTATCAGGAGTTCTTACAAATGCAACTGGTCAATCTGTGCTTGATTTCGCTTCAGAAACCTTGTTTAAGCCGCTTGGCATCACAGCTCCCATTAATACGACTATACAAAATAAAGATGATTATTTCACTTTTCTTAAGGATAAATGTGTAACTGGTTGGATAGTAGATCCTACAGGCGTAAACACCGCTGGATGGGGCCTTACCTTAACACCACGGGATATGGGGAAAATTGGGGAGTTATATTTAAAGGGGGGTGTATTGAACGGAAAACAAATCCTTTCCTCTAAATGGATAGAGGAAAGCACAAAGGAGAAAAGCCGGTGGGGAGAGTTGTCCTATGGTTACTTGTGGTGGATACTTGATGATTGTTACGCTGCTTTAGGTGATGGTGGAAATGTAATTTTCATTAACCCTAAAAAGGAAATGGTAGTCACGATTGCATCCCGCTTTATGCCACGTGCCAAGGATAGAATTGAATTGATTAGAAAGTACATTATGCCATTGTTCGAATAGAGTCAAGCATTATATTTAAACGGCTGTTTCTTATATTAAAGATCAGCTGTCAATTTGGCAGCTGATTTTATTTTGCTAGGAACAGCATACATGTAATAAGTAGTATCTTCCTTATGGTAGAAAAGGGAAGGTTAGTAGAAAAAGAAAAGCTGAAAAATAGCACGACCACTTATAATGGTTGATATTTTTAACAAGAGTTATTTATAACCATTTTGTTCTTGATTCAAAGGTTTATGTCTTTGTGCAGAATCTATTTTATGACTTAAAAGGAACGCCGGTGATAGATTCATTTTTAGAATAAACATAATGAAATGATGATTATTAATACAGCAATATGTCTCATCAATAGGTTTTACTGTATTAATCTGCTATCAACAGTTAACGAGAGTCTTATTAATGTAGAGGGCTGTCCTAATGACATGGAATCATCAATGAAGCTTTCCAAAGATGGGACAGAACTAGTTAAAACTTTTATTGAATAATTATATGAGTCAGCCAGGCGATGACATTCAATAACATTAGAATTATTTTTGCAGAACTCAACAAATTGTTCACACTTAGAAGTAATTATGAAAAATGCAACAAGGGACTCAATAATAATTCTTTAGCATACATTTGTACACAAGAATGTACTTTTTGTAAGGAATGTACATTGCATATAAATTATGTATGACCTAACTGTGGAGGAGAATTCCAAACATATAGAACATTTAGTAATTATGGGTTGTGAAACCCAACATTGTATAGATAGTGCTTTCCGGACAGCAACTATAAGTGGTTTTGATGTAACGTTAGTAGGTGATGGACACTCTACTTTGGGCAATGAATGATGTAATAAATGAAGAACAAATCATCAAGCACCATAATACAACTCTTCATGGACATTACAATGTGGAACACTTTTCAGTTATTAGAAATTCAACGGATGACCTGTTTCAACCAATTCATGATTCATTTAGGTAAAATCTAGTAATTTATCTCAACTATACAAGAACCCTGATTTTAAAAGAAAATAGGTTTTTTTGTATAATTGTTATACATTTTTTTACGTTGTAGTCATTTTTTAATGGTACAAACAAACAGGGGATTTCCTTATATAATAGGAAGTCCTTTTCTTATGGTAGTTATTCTCTTTGTGTTGCAATCAGGCTCTTACAATGGAGGATGAA of Niallia circulans contains these proteins:
- a CDS encoding serine hydrolase domain-containing protein yields the protein MNNNPIYNLEDLIKKEYSNIACIIVKKDGSLVYEKYFDGYTKEDVLHIASVTKSIISILIGIAIDKGYIKNIDQKVLEFFPDYTIRRGEKTIQNITIQNMLTMTAPYKYKSEPYTKIYKSDDWVKAALDLLGGKGSIGEYKYSTVGTHILSGVLTNATGQSVLDFASETLFKPLGITAPINTTIQNKDDYFTFLKDKCVTGWIVDPTGVNTAGWGLTLTPRDMGKIGELYLKGGVLNGKQILSSKWIEESTKEKSRWGELSYGYLWWILDDCYAALGDGGNVIFINPKKEMVVTIASRFMPRAKDRIELIRKYIMPLFE
- a CDS encoding helix-turn-helix transcriptional regulator translates to MNKTERQLAITLELQRSKTLRAEDLASQFETSVRTIYRDIQALSEAGVPILGAPGLGYSLMEGYFLPPVSFTAEEAVSLLMGADFIEQRLDTDYGIYAKTAKRKIEATLSESVRNQSTLVRETMRLLHVGEPSTEDRVRTYLNQVRDAILKQCKISFVYIKNMPGTDGKRKNKRKVSPYGLTLVHGNWILIAHCDLRQDIRHFRLSRMTELSVLEERFLLPNNFDLSSYRPPDNRDEKILIRATPEIADKIIEAVNFYIDTFEEREKEVIFQFRVRYPEEILHFLLGFGEDIEVIEPKSLRHKIREVARKILEHY
- a CDS encoding Lrp/AsnC ligand binding domain-containing protein, which encodes MITSKCEQFVEFCKNNSNVIECHRLADSYNYSIKVLTSSVPSLESFIDDSMSLGQPSTLIRLSLTVDSRLIQ
- a CDS encoding DUF1272 domain-containing protein, which translates into the protein MTFNNIRIIFAELNKLFTLRSNYEKCNKGLNNNSLAYICTQECTFCKECTLHINYV
- a CDS encoding DinB family protein; translation: MSSTKEVLKSFEFTVEKYLEELKKLNMEKLNRKLNEEDWSIGQMYVHLIQSAFIHLHNAEQCLDGSESTLNPAMEKTEQGKAVFKIEQFPAVRIKVPASPNYTPQPPESMEYLVDGLHRVVERMRNMESILHQSVVSNKMLHPAFGALNAQEWFLLIVMHYRHHFLQLDRLKTSLAVEE